In the Leishmania panamensis strain MHOM/PA/94/PSC-1 chromosome 30 sequence genome, one interval contains:
- a CDS encoding hypothetical protein (TriTrypDB/GeneDB-style sysID: LpmP.30.1210) → MSSDSRRRPSRGEKVIALTHRHGETETTSVGAGTSPSSHPHVFSSSSTAFPEGMLDDEEDEDGGGGGRLVLQFDSSSSPPPSSPLSALRSEVAVDDIAPLSSTNGVKGVKKAVTVEATPSAEILSAHVGATAAPRISDAATAASTNATLNKTATENVEGSVSNAPRRLLLLRPGTDGAPCSLSTPSSMGVQPGVPLSATLDSSRGGRVLNINTVTSAKTDALSAVRIQEAPRTALPPSLVAPTTRATEAKKRAPNVAAAVPPTTFIRTSAASGAPERREWQPFLLSFAYPSGLTSATSTAQQAQPLPSAPTAMTGRRAVVAVHLEFTAVTFGEISSDADTALPVAPCSRGSVASCGWARQCRSRSILSPVVYSHDTARRTSHGYSIIVGDASWQSCCLMCPQVAAVLPEDNDCCCGTTCESAVNSGTGEVRAGPLLDVWVRAVSGRQLSAQQRRRCHRDTFPSSMEECMPNNQPQPQHGSVKLEGAMKDEGVCRVPAASLLSSEPSQPLFTAVFTASWLSQLCCVFTPPSIAVSPCRHPHTGDALWPRRARRSLWPSSRSSSLLWVATQVTQDCVVTHPRCLTDSTSAQRLCSSEVKGEVRYWWLRSDPRQSDVLHWYFCRVLACWASATAAPLATSSSHSCTSRCVANGAVEGSSLLDIIVTKANPPTLSLRGGAVGTTSSVLVAAETLHAAALEAEDAEEAPSTATAAPPVAAAGRRRPSPSALRARVAITAAVLQHLMWGAVARLSTSCTGETSRTGGAEWTEVSNSERRQSTPLPPQEQHVAHLEGMTSRLVCAARVLAVHWVCGSPSLLRSTPASLMDFLAEERLLLSSVLPVGRLLNSMRASSPKGVEACDPVKVPSTTGLDMLLHFESQYASASFAALAWLSQHAADIQLLRGEGFVSLRLHEAESLLLRSALALPESPQLGRLVAHHLHSGETSVFGLRSYTGEPHQRLPLDSGEAMVGLSAPQTPLRGTVNVRIEHAAVVNAFMVHLEWTTMMVAAACDTPAPAFSSGIHGAVELPFLLLVFVVEEDVRGVAHDSEDSSLTSGDDSFTGAGGVGGRAVRLYQVTPFSWRLGAAACAADGFTARTTQLVMHALDLVARRPDVFEGFHMEAIARFGSSKATTAATSARRRKTLKRTRGHWSGPDGADGTAERGACATTVSWKRAARVDTATVRRSGAPLRACKRRRTGVDARDVDRKGSEASGADEDGSSDVEVENDDASSPVLSAWSSRSFRAAAAAASPLDSTPAHRRRPDSGFPKNSGGRSLSVVDTARVVPVVVFREDAAAPLLEVVVSHASQLAAQLASFGSRAAKSTRRSKEEEDEAQEEASRVLCALLDHWIGFSSLHAAAPQYIADLQACQRHGALAPITQLGNMSTHSSALTEPCVLHAYTGLLRSLWREFERLSPLFSHSVAASPLESSPFTRFVSLGVLRAHVLTPACVAAAIEAAIAEYVRQDIECRRRSLFAQRDAAFQWDSEEAEEDEKRESGARRGKPKKHTQQQRVQEELATEAAARATWASVATQMEALVRVFYAEVLGEYPRPSPLLQSDARSRALHGATEKAPLSGSAEGGVVPWDTPNSREIAASERRAAFQSLLHSLLQRVEAEGEGQPPPPQHGDSTMLPLVPTARLQLTGASTDKSTSLRTVSSSWESLQRRTFGAGDVADLNVTVAQLAEACVTQFLCAPRHSCFCSAGATSTNTWCGEKRVDKVAPRSVVGEGAAAQRAAQLLCVSDAFLQSRGEGTSTASVHRHVTTAKLALPLAQLMMSTEAVLH, encoded by the coding sequence aTGTCATCCGACAGTCGCCGTCGACCGTCTcgaggagagaaggtgaTTGCACTGACGCACCGCCacggagagacagagacgacCTCTGTTGGAGCCGGCACCTCGCCGTCCTCCCATCCGCACGTCttttccagcagcagcactgccttcCCCGAGGGCATgctggacgacgaggaggacgaggacggtggtggcggcggcagactCGTGCTGCAGTTCGACTCCtcgtcgtcaccgccaccgtcgtcgccTCTTTCAGCCCTTCGCTCGGAGGTGGCAGTGGATGACATCGCACCCCTTTCATCCACTAATGGTGTGAAGGGGGTCAAGAAGGCCGTGACGGTGGAGGCGACACCAAGCGCAGAGATCCTCTCTGCTCATGTTGGAGCGACCGCAGCACCACGTATCTCAGACGCGGCTACAGCAGCATCGACAAACGCGACATTAAACAAGACCGCTACGGAGAACGTCGAGGGGAGCGTCAGCAATGCTccgcgccgcctgctgcttcttcgccCAGGCACCGACGGCGCGCCCTGCTCGCTTTCTACACCTTCTTCCATGGGAGTGCAGCCAGGGGTGCCGCTCTCAGCGACCTTGGACAGCTCACGAGGCGGCCGCGTCCTCAACATAAACACCGTAACCTCGGCAAAGACAGATGCCTTGTCAGCGGTACGGATACAAGAGGCGCCGCGTACAGCGTTGCCACCCTCCCTAGTCGCCCCCACGACCAGGGCAACGGAAGCGAAAAAACGCGCCCCCAacgtagcagcagcggtgccgccgacAACTTTTATTCGGACTTCCGCGGCCTCAGGTGCTCCTGAGCGTCGTGAGTGGCAGccgtttcttctctctttcgcgtACCCAAGTGGCTTGACGAGTGCTACGTCtacggcgcagcaggcacagccgctgccgtccgCTCCGACTGCTATGACGGGCCGCcgtgccgtcgtcgctgtacACTTGGAGTTTACTGCCGTCACGTTTGGGGAGATCTCCTCCGACGCTGACACCGCCTTACCAGTCGCGCCCTGCTCACGTGGGAGTGTTGCATCGTGCGGCTGGGCGCGGCAGTGTCGCTCTCGAAGCATCCTTTCGCCAGTCGTATACTCACACGACACCGCACGCAGAACATCACATGGCTACTCAATCATCGTAGGGGATGCGTCCTGGCAGTCTTGCTGCCTGATGTGTCCacaggtggcggcggtgctacCCGAAGATAATGATTGCTGTTGTGGCACGACATGTGAATCAGCCGTTAATAGTGGTACTGGCGAAGTGCGCGCTGGCCCGCTGCTggatgtgtgggtgcgtgccgTGTCGGGGCGGCAGCTCTCggcacagcagaggaggcgctgccaccgggACACTTTCCCTTCCTCGATGGAGGAATGTATGCCGAACAATCAGCCCCAGCCCCAGCATGGGTCTGTCAAACTGGAGGGTGCTATGAAGGACGAGGGTGTATGCCGAGTGCCTGCAGCGTCGTTGTTATCGTCTGagccgtcgcagccgctgTTCACGGCCGTCTTCACGGCATCGTGGCTCTCCCAGCTGTGCTGCGTCTTCACTCCACCTAGCATTGCAGTGTCACCCTGCCGGCATCCGCACACGGGCGACGCGCTGTGGCCTCGACGAGCGAGGCGCTCCCTGTGGCCATCATCACGCTCATCAAGTTTGCTGTGGGTCGCAACACAGGTGACGCAGGACTGCGTCGTGACTCATCCGCGCTGCCTCACCGACTCTACGTCTGCTCAACGTCTTTGTTCAAGTGAGGTGAAGGGAGAGGTGCGGTACTGGTGGCTGCGGAGCGACCCCCGCCAGAGTGACGTGCTGCACTGGTATTTCTGCCGCGTTTTGGCCTGCTGGGcaagcgccaccgccgcgccgcttgCAACGTCTTCATCACATTCGTGCACGTCGCGGTGCGTGGCGAATGGTGCTGTGGAaggctcctctcttcttgaCATCATCGTTACGAAGGCCAACCCGCCCACCCTGAGCTtgcgtggtggcgctgtaGGCACTACGTCTTCTGTGCTGGTGGCAGCTGAGACGCTtcatgcagcagcgctggaggccgaggacgcggaggaggcgccgtCAACCGCGACTGCCGCTCCACCTGTAGCTGCAGCTGGAAGACGAAGACCCTCTCCTTCGGCGCTGCGAGCCCGCGTTgccatcactgctgctgtgctgcagcacctaATGTGGGGTGCAGTGGCGAGGTTGAGTACGAGTTGCACGGGCGAGACGTCGAGGACCGGTGGCGCGGAGTGGACAGAGGTGAGCAATTCTGAGCGAAGACAatcgacgccgctgccaccgcaggagcagcacgtCGCGCACTTGGAGGGAATGACTTCGCGTCTTGTGTGCGCCGCGCGAGTGCTGGCAGTGCACTGGGTGTGTGGCAGTCCGTCTctcctgcgcagcacccccGCATCACTGATGGACTTTCTTgcagaggagcggctgctACTGTCCTCCGTTTTGCCTGTGGGGCGTTTGCTGAACAGCATGCGTGCCAGCTCTCCAAAGGGCGTCGAGGCATGCGACCCTGTCAAGGTTCCCTCCACCACGGGACTCGACATGCTGCTCCACTTCGAGTCCCAGTATGCTTCCGCTTCATttgcggcgctggcgtggcTGTCGCAGCATGCCGCCGACATACAGCTGCTTCGAGGCGAGGGTTTTGTGTCGCTACGTCTCCACGAAGCAGAGAGCTTACTGCTCCGCTCTGCGTTAGCGCTACCAGAGTCTCCCCAGCTTGGTAGGCTGGTGGCGCACCACTTGCATTCCGGAGAGACTTCAGTGTTTGGGCTGCGTTCGTACACTGGGGAACCACATCAGCGCTTACCTCTGGACAGCGGAGAAGCTATGGTGGGTCTGTCGGCCCCTCAAACACCCTTGCGAGGGACGGTGAATGTGCGCATTGAACACGCGGCAGTAGTGAACGCGTTCATGGTGCATCTCGAGTGGACGACGATGATGGTGGCGGCCGCGTGTGATACACCCGCACCGGCATTCTCCTCAGGCATCCATGGAGCAGTGGAGCTACCATTTCTCCTACTTGTCTTTGTGGTCGAAGAGGACGTGCGCGGCGTCGCCCATGACTCTGAGGACTCTTCATTGACCAGCGGTGATGATAGTTTCACAGGAGCTGGTGGCGTTGGTGGGCGCGCTGTACGCCTGTATCAAGTGACGCCATTCTCCTGGCGTctgggcgctgctgcctgcgccgccgacgGCTTTACGGCTCGCACAACCCAACTGGTGATGCACGCACTGGATCTGGTGGCGCGACGGCCAGACGTCTTTGAGGGGTTTCACATGGAGGCCATTGCGCGTtttggcagcagcaaagccaCCACGGCGGCCACCAGCGCACGAAGACGAAAGACACTGAAGCGCACTCGTGGTCACTGGAGCGGCCCTGACGGTGCCGACGGcactgcagagagaggcgcttGTGCCACTACCGTATCGTGGAAACGCGCGGCACGCGTAGACACTGCCACTGTGCGACGTAGCGGAGCACCGCTCCGCGCATGTAAGAGGCGAAGAACGGGCGTGGACGCCAGGGATGTCGATAGGAAAGGCAGTGAGGCGTCTGGTGCCGATGAAGATGGCAGTAGCGATGTAGAAGTTGAGAACGACGATGCGAGCAGTCCAGTGCTCAGCGCGTGGTCGAGTCGCAGCTTTcgagccgccgcagctgcagcgtcgccgctggACAGCACCCCTGCACACCGCCGACGACCCGACAGCGGTTTTCCCAAGAACTCAGGTGGCAGGTCTTTGTCAGTGGTTGACACGGCGCGCGTCGTGCCCGTGGTTGTGTTTCGCGAAGATGCTGCCgccccgctgctggaggtggtggtgagccACGCAAGTCAACTGGCCGCACAGCTCGCGTCGTTCGGCAGCAGGGCAGCGAAGAGTACCCGCAGGagcaaggaggaagaggatgaggcgcaggaggaggcgtcgCGCGTGTTGTGCGCATTGCTCGATCACTGGATTGGCTTCAGCTCACTgcacgcagcggcaccacagtACATTGCTGACTTGCAAGCCTGCCAACGGCACGGCGCTCTCGCACCCATCACGCAACTGGGCAACATGTCAACGCACTCGTCTGCGCTGACAGAGCCTTGCGTCCTTCACGCCTACACAGGCTTGCTTCGGTCTCTGTGGCGAGAATTTGAGCGCCTTTCTCCACTGTTCTCGCACTCTGTGGCGGCTTCTCCTTTGGAGTCCTCACCCTTCACCAGATTTGTGTCGTTGGGCGTACTACGTGCTCATGTGCTGACTCCTGCCTGCGTTGCGGCGGCTATCGAGGCTGCTATCGCCGAGTACGTCCGACAAGACATCGAGTGCAGAAGACGTTCGCTCTTTGCGCAAAGAGATGCGGCTTTTCAGTGGGACTCggaggaggccgaggaggacgagaagagggagagcggcgcgCGGCGGGGGAAGCCTaagaagcacacgcagcaacagcgtgtacaggaggagctggcgacCGAGGCTGCGGCGCGGGCCACATGGGCATCAGTCGCCACACAGATGGAGGCTCTCGTCAGAGTGTTCTACGCGGAGGTGCTAGGAGAGTATCCTCGTCCgtcaccactgctgcagtCCGATGCCCGCTCTCGAGCGCTTCATGGAGCGACGGAGAAGGCCCCCCTCTCTGGGTCGGCAGAGGGTGGCGTGGTGCCATGGGACACGCCCAATTCCCGGGAGATTGCCGCCTCAGAGAGGCGTGCAGCCTTCCAGTCTCTTCTTCACAGTCTCTTGCAGCGAGTGGAGgctgagggggaggggcagccgccgccgccgcaacacGGTGACTCAACAATGCTGCCCCTTGTACCAACTGCTCGGCTGCAGCTGACCGGCGCATCCACCGACAAGTCCACCTCGCTGCGGACGGTATCCTCCTCTTGGGAGTCGTTGCAGAGGCGTACATTCGGCGCTGGTGACGTGGCGGATCTGAATGTCACGGTCGCCCAACTagcagaggcgtgtgtgACACAATTCTTGTGCGCTCCTCGGCATTCATGTTTCTGCTCAGCTGGTGCCACTTCTACAAACACGTGGTGCGGAGAAAAGCGAGTTGACAAGGTGGCTCCGCGGTCGGTGGTAGGTGAGGGTGCAGCCGCGCAGCGGGCTGCTCAACTGCTGTGTGTCAGTGACGCTTTCCTGCAGTCGCGCGGCGAGGGCACATCTACGGCTTCCGTGCACAGACATGTGACTACCGCCAAgcttgcgctgccgctggcgcagcttATGATGAGCACAGAAGCCGTGCTACACTGA
- a CDS encoding hypothetical protein (TriTrypDB/GeneDB-style sysID: LpmP.30.1220), whose translation MSQSSANVEFPYPPAEGENPTRLSTVDSAPEDAGETPEPPAPSATPQGSAPFPHHSLPTLAGVKQPAGAISETDCQGTGASHRGLTYGSDPPDELPAFGCAGEDDTSDSLVQGMRTIAYPRSCPPTLSTSTVSANWGLHLSPEASGVEGESKVAVARRDLNTKDKIAVDTPRMNSVAPTVPFSSATASDMSMSLTKKYHGDAVCRYPVEGAADGVPNPLGREGNGNAKNGATAGSVIAVDDEQTPSRSTTEYVKENGDRLFSLSSIPAPTTAEEYYARVAEIDHVRCGLGQELEGDAKDIYGPTWPFSRRMVASKVFGAKESPAPNCDHKTNIQAVTGPRVWTLLFIYGALIIYPIFTTVAYAGEHAWQGIVVLWGLSGVTIVFVTLCAFTNPGIVPRRRLKNVTDRGDILIVRVPAPNAQAVLDKLRELPETMTQPPATKSGNGGCGADANASVYTVEALRSAVAEGDIPASVFNHRRSTLYSMERYFETDTGRIVPYNPHLSESDLAVPTLEFPILFCRICQVAKGPRTHHCKVCQNCVDEMDHHCPWTNSCIGRSNYPYFFGSLFFLHLMVLYAILYNFAQNVRFIYLHPTWDILRLLRYAYGMPLIVYISFFVLGLFFFPLLISHVYMMCQGVTTAEMLKKKWKTSKYFDGINPWSQEHWYQNIYTRLFKRWLAAQDDPLRWLNSRYYYGVTVAAAVEDQKVDWLIALPPEERKKVEEREAAARHAGAKARLEQETEIVRASMEKRGFHAT comes from the coding sequence ATGTCGCAGTCATCAGCCAATGTTGAGTTTCCGTATCCCCCCGCGGAAGGCGAGAACCCGACGCGGCTTTCGACCGTCGATTCGGCGCCAGAGGACGCCGGCGAGACACCTGAGCCCCCTGCTCCCTCAGCGACTCCGCAGGGCTCGGCGCCGTTCCCACACCACAGCCTGCCGACCTTGGCAGGCGTTAAGCAGCCAGCGGGAGCTATCTCAGAAACCGACTGCCAAGGCACCGGTGCCTCTCACAGAGGATTGACCTACGGCAGCGACCCTCCAGACGAGCTGCCTGCCTTCGGCTGCGCAGGTGAGGACGATACATCCGACTCATTGGTTCAGGGAATGCGGACCATCGCCTATCCGCGTTCGTGTCCGCCAACGCTGTCGACGTCAACAGTGAGCGCCAATTGGGGCCTTCATCTGTCTCCAGAGGCTTCGGGCGTCGAGGGCGAAAGTAAGGTAGCCGTTGCGCGCCGTGATCTCAACACAAAGGATAAGATTGCTGTCGATACACCTAGGATGAACAGCGTCGCACCGACGGtgcccttttcctccgcAACCGCTAGTGACATGTCGATGAGTCTGACGAAGAAGTATCATGGTGATGCGGTGTGCAGGTACCCAGTGGAGGGAGCAGCGGATGGGGTACCAAACCCGCTGGGTCGCGAGGGCAACGGCAACGCAAAGAATGGGGCGACTGCAGGCAGCGTTATCGCGGTGGACGATGAGCAGACCCCGTCACGCTCTACCACCGAGTATGTGAAGGAGAACGGCGACcggctcttctccctttcaaGCATCCCTGCCCCCACGACGGCGGAGGAGTACTACGCGCGTGTCGCCGAGATCGATCACGTGCGCTGCGGTCTCGGTCAGGAGCTCGAGGGTGACGCGAAGGACATCTACGGCCCCACGTGGCCCTTCTCACGGCGCATGGTTGCCTCGAAGGTATTCGGCGCAAAGGAGTCCCCGGCGCCGAACTGCGACCACAAGACAAACATCCAAGCTGTGACCGGTCCGCGGGTTTGGACGCTGCTCTTCATTTACGGCGCCCTCATCATTTACCCAATTTTTACAACCGTCGCCTACGCTGGCGAGCACGCGTGGCAAGGCATCGTCGTTCTGTGGGGGCTCTCCGGCGTCACGATCGTGTTTGTGACGCTTTGCGCCTTTACAAACCCCGGCATTGTGCCACGCCGGCGGCTGAAGAATGTCACTGACCGCGGCGATATCCTAATCGTGCGCGTCCCGGCGCCGAATGCGCAGGCGGTGCTAGACAAGCTGCGAGAGCTTCCCGAGACGATGACACAACCTCCCGCGACGAAGAGCGGCAatggtggctgtggcgcggACGCCAATGCATCTGTCTATACCGTGGAAGCCctccgcagcgctgtcgcggAGGGCGACATTCCAGCAAGCGTTTTCAATCACAGGCGATCCACCTTGTACTCGATGGAGCGGTACTTTGAGACGGATACGGGCCGCATTGTGCCTTACAATCCACATCTGAGCGAGTCCGACTTGGCCGTGCCCACGTTGGAGTTTCCTATCCTCTTCTGCCGAATCTGCCAGGTCGCCAAGGGACCCCGCACGCACCACTGCAAGGTGTGCCAGAACTGCGTAGATGAGATGGACCACCACTGTCCGTGGACAAACTCCTGCATCGGTCGGAGCAACTACCCGTACTTCTTTGgctcgctcttcttcctgcATCTGATGGTCCTCTATGCCATTCTCTACAACTTTGCGCAGAACGTTCGTTTCATCTACCTGCATCCAACGTGGGACATCTTGCGGCTCCTGCGCTACGCGTACGGCATGCCGCTGATTGTGTATATCAGCTTCTTCGTTCTcggcctctttttctttccgctGTTGATCAGTCATGTGTACATGATGTGCCAGGGCGTGACGACTGCCGAGATGCTCAAGAAGAAGTGGAAGACGAGTAAGTACTTTGATGGCATCAATCCCTGGTCGCAGGAGCACTGGTATCAGAACATCTACACCCGTCTGTTTAAGCGCTGGCTGGCAGCGCAGGACGACCCGCTGCGCTGGCTGAATTCGCGCTACTACTACGGCGTcactgtcgctgcggcggtggaggatCAGAAGGTTGACTGGCTTATCGCTCTGCCACCGGAAGAGCGCAAGAAGGTCGAGGAGCGCGAAGCTGCCGCACGACACGCTGGCGCGAAGGCACGTCTGGAGCAGGAGACCGAGATTGTGCGGGCATCCATGGAGAAGCGAGGCTTCCACGCTACGTAA